The following proteins come from a genomic window of Candidatus Paceibacterota bacterium:
- a CDS encoding 2'-5' RNA ligase family protein, producing the protein METKRLFIGLVIDQKLTDAIMQETISLEGGLWRITPASNLHITVIFLGDVLEGIIPDVKTIVENIASRTRPFALTGGRTRIMQPDEPTMLWMRYERNSWFERLVADAESCFKRIGTWERQLDRKHRKTRGGDRYAIPHITLARVRGGGMLDSLLPPIESSRATELFMARKIALFSSQYDKKTEAAHYEKLGEWDLED; encoded by the coding sequence ATGGAAACGAAACGATTATTTATAGGATTAGTCATCGATCAAAAGTTGACTGACGCGATTATGCAGGAAACCATTTCGCTCGAAGGGGGGCTTTGGCGCATTACCCCCGCCTCTAATCTTCATATTACAGTCATATTCTTAGGAGATGTACTTGAAGGCATTATCCCGGACGTGAAGACCATTGTAGAGAATATAGCTTCGAGAACACGTCCATTTGCCCTTACGGGCGGCAGAACTCGCATTATGCAGCCTGATGAGCCTACGATGCTTTGGATGCGATATGAGCGAAATTCGTGGTTTGAGCGACTTGTTGCGGATGCAGAGTCCTGTTTTAAACGTATTGGTACTTGGGAGCGTCAACTTGATCGAAAGCATCGAAAAACTAGAGGAGGGGACCGCTATGCTATTCCACATATTACACTTGCTCGGGTACGTGGTGGAGGCATGCTTGATTCCTTGTTACCCCCAATTGAGTCATCGCGTGCTACGGAACTTTTTATGGCACGAAAGATTGCGCTTTTTTCAAGCCAGTATGACAAGAAAACTGAAGCCGCGCATTATGAGAAACTGGGTGAATGGGACTTGGAAGATTGA